A stretch of DNA from Arctopsyche grandis isolate Sample6627 chromosome 6, ASM5162203v2, whole genome shotgun sequence:
acatacatatattgtaccgATCCCGATAAGATCGCACGCTAATATTCCATCAACACACTGAAACTTGCAAACAAACGACCGAGCGCGACGAGAATCGACCGGCACTGCGGAGATCGCGGGACATCTACTTGCGTGCGGAATTTCCGGTTCGAGATCGAGATCCCGAGGCGATCTTCCGCTCGTGGACCGGAAGCTGGGCGACACTAGCGCCACGCACGGCGTCCGACGCGAGACTGAGGGGCGCGCGCCGACAGCGCCGGTTCATTAGCACACCACCGTATACCGACCACCCCCATGGATCCCCCCCCATAGCACACATTAACACCGGTTATCGGCGACTCACTCTTTCACTACCTGGGTATGTTCTTACCACTCCCTTGTTGTACCTGTGTGAGGTGGAGGGGGTGGCGGTTGAAATTTTCCGGGTTTTTGCTATGGGGTTTCTGCGGTGTTTCGGGAGGACGGATGTGCTGGGAGTGCCCGTCCGTCCGTTCTAAGGGATGACGTATGGTGGTGGGACATGCACTgatcagtggcgggcggtgacttttcaaacaagggatgctgtcccttgtttgaaaaaaaaaaccgaccaatttattttttaaaatttaattttattcttcgttcctttttacaaaattcatcgataaccgcatcatagaattttttattgttttttaaatttgacattattttcttttcgattgcaattaaagcaagaccagagagtctttcttcactttgactacttctggtgaacgttttaattcttttcatagtcgaaaatgatcgttcagccgatgcgctcgtggaaggtatcgtacaaattaattgtattaaactaaatacttgttccaaaacgtctattagatcatctttcacaattaattcctttacgtcatttatagatttcaaatgaaaatcttgcgttgagtacatgtaaattaattcgctttttaatttcataaaatcaaagtattttccataagttaggtggagtgatttaaataggaaatctggaaaattattttcatattctttaaattttttgacgttaaaaaattcgagaaattttaaattttcgatatctcgaaatcgattggttgtatttactgaaagagtttctaaaatttcagaatagtgaagtttatacgttgttttcacatcttcttcacattcagcatattttctttttctattaaaatttttagttattactttgttccacaatgaatcaaaatcgtcttttttgttatctaaatattttacaaattttttaatttcacttacgcaatacgatatgtcaaaggtttttttttgtaaaatttcaaataaaaaatctgccgaattaaatattgcagaaaataaatgcaaattgaaattgaattcaaactcttttaaataacgatgaaggacttcagcatttatgacagcatcagtatcccattcgtcttcgtcattaattatttgattaaatatttccattaattctgtttgatattctaatatcatatttaaaattttgctattgtagttccatcgtgtaggggcagcagtgggaaatcgtttttttatttgacaatcgagaagggaaattcttcttgaagacttacaaaaaaaagttgaaaatgacaacatacggctgaaaaaacgtttgcatccggatatatgtttaacagattgcgacaaaactaaattcaatctgtgagcgtaacaatggacaaataaagaattaggacaaatatctcgaatttttcgttgcactccattatgctccccggacattacagccgctccatcgtacgtttgtgcaattaatttgtccaaacaaccaaattcttccaaggtctcacgtatgtgctgaaaaagagcattagctgttctattgggactaacatcgacaaatccaacaaatctctcctgaatttcattattttcatctacatatctaaaaatagtagatagctgagctttgcgactgatatctgtagattcgtccacaattatggaaacaaattttgatgcacgtatttcagttttaatctcatctagcaagacttttgatattgcggataccaagtcattttgtatatggttcgatagtccagtaaacaccgtagagttatctaaatgagttttcaattttatgtctgattcactcaacagatacagcaattcaatataattccctctattttccgattcctggtgctcaaaatgtcctcgtaaaggttgttcttgttttgctaaaaaacagatcgcgcttattaatttcgacaaaatgtatctatttgcagtaacttctttgttgtgcatttcaatatttgctttaaattgagcacttaaaaaattttctatacgaggtccctttccaaattttttaaattgagcagcagaacatatgtgagcttgagaacattcatgtctcttgcgcgatttacttaaattgtttaggtcagaaaatccaaatttactccagacattcacttcttgagaaaataaaatacatggccaacagaataatttcgttaagtgagcacatccacaaatccatgaaattttttcgtatgtttctgtgttaaaataccttttaaatgtttttgttttagactgaatatttaatattggtgtgggtttggggctcttaacaataatctccttttcattaaatgggagagaagcaaatcttcttttcagcacattttcaattaaacaattgcaattattattgatctcgacgacaagtccactctcattgttattttcgatatccatattaaaggcaataatgaaaactcgtaagtagtggaacagtaaactaaaaataaagttagacgaaactaatttaaatgaaaacttaattcaaaagtaaaaaataaccaacttacagtataaatgattaacttcgtctaaagaaatgaatcggctagctttttgataaataacttggggcgtagcgtgcggaaatatcgatcaacagcggcttccaagtgaaactcaatagataagcaaacagagaaaccgaatccaccgtagaggttaaacaagtgtcaacgcgtccgcgcgaatatgacagcctcatagtgcgcatgcgcaaatgggatcggtccgaactccgaatccatgacgcgcgcgcacttcactcagcgtctactcgccagcgtcactcgcctgtggccggcctatgcgaatgcggcctatgcgaatccttaataaaaattatcaaaatatcctatataatgcatcatgtaacaaaaaacacgtgatatgtgaaatatatatcatatactacatcataatcacgtacatcactaagaatacatcgaagcgaaattcaaatatttattaaaaatactcttggctttttaaagttataggggatgcgccgcatccaccgcatccatggaccgcacgccactggcacTGATATCCTCGTTGGTGTATATACCTAACTTTCCGTGTCGAATCGGTAAATCGTTGGCGAATCGTTGACTGCCTTCAGACTAATTGGTCGGCGTTGCTCAGGTGTgttgaaaaaaatcgtaaaaaaaaaaagtgtacagTCTTAATGTGGAGTCCAACCAACTCTGActcgtttttattaaaaactagctgaacccggcatgcgttgcaatgccacaataacgcataagCTACAAGAAGATCTGGATAGATTTTCTATACATTGTTTGAACAATgacctttttacatacctcttatacagttcacatgatTTTCGtttaagtggtaattttttatatctcttatctcttatccgatcgttttcatactttgccatattgctcattttggtcatcattattaatctaaaaaaatgccctattttaaattttactagaaataagtcaattatcacCAATCACTATCAATTAAACCATTAAATTCTAAACACATCATCTTCTATTAGGGAaattggtgtaatactcaataataaactcgatttatttgaacatatttccttcattatcaacaaagcatttaaatctcttggattcctactccgctcaacaaaatgatccttatgtacttaaattactttatttttcctttgtaaggtctcaccttgaatttgcctcaattatctggtcacctttttatttatcccatattatgtaattgtattgagaaagtccaacttcaatttattaaatccttacgctacctatACCTattctactgttcccgatattttaaaaatcctatcttttaacaatctttctgtcaggcgacgactaaCTGATGCTACATTGTACTTTAacctcataaatggtttccttgattgttctgagttactgaataaggttgatttcgagatcccagttaggtattctagacatgTTGCACTCTTtccacttaatcctttcaatactaattcccaaaaatattcttatctgcagcgtgtttatcgtatgtttaacggggagctgaatgacgttgatctattcggtatctccttacatcaattcaggactgccatcaggagagttttaattgattaatcaatttctatttctattatatattcttcatcaaattatattatatcactttatgtttatccaattatattatatcacattatgtttaattatgcattgtcttatttcatcatattttagtttttattcttttctttttcatttatttgtctatatgtactatgtagatatattatgtattttgtaaaaatctataattggggctcagatgctattttgttatatttattctttatttttatgaatttctacatctgaagcctgttgatttttcaataaataaataaaaataaaatgcaattcccgttcccgttcccatttgtcggaaaaacgcaggtagcgaacacgttggtcgcgaggtgaaaacatttgaatttatagcattgcaatgacactcattcccgtttccgttcccgtttttttcacagtacatacatcttcccggacatacatgcaataaatcctgaaagttccatcgtaatcggcttagtggtttaggagcctattcgagatacACAggcagacattcatttttatgtatattatatatagattttatttgCGGTATGTgccaactatgtacatagtccccaattttattaaagtaaatcttaataaattgaagtttgttaatatatgtatgtatatacatatataaaattgaatgtcttttTGTCTGTCTCGTctaggcttctaaaccactcaaccgattatgatggaactttcaggatttattgcatgcatgtccgggaagcttactgtgaaaaaaaatgggaTAATACCTCTTAATAGTAATATtggtaattacgattttaccgacgcgaaagtttgaagcgccattatgtagtcaaggaaatgtgttcgttggtaaccatgttaccagttggtttatcacgacacggcgttgaagagacgttagtagagctccaaccatcacttgaaacgggaacacaaagggaacgggaacgggaattgtatgcctTATTTTGATATGTAGTGGCCAAAATTGATTGTttcctcattttttttattaaatttatttttttgtgtatgaatttcatacacaaaaaatacgtatgtatgtaaaataaatatgtatgtacactatgaatgtacttactttttgtttatacctatttaattatcaataattcaataaatttggtTGCACGTTAATTTGtagtgacttttattttttttataataatgttatacgttggcaagaaaagtcgatcttattaaaatcgttcaagttggagtcggagttttGGAGTCGTAGTCATAGTAGAATTTCGTTCATtcgtgaacatactagtttgttacACAAACTATGTAATTTCGCC
This window harbors:
- the LOC143912638 gene encoding zinc finger MYM-type protein 1-like, which translates into the protein MDIENNNESGLVVEINNNCNCLIENVLKRRFASLPFNEKEIIVKSPKPTPILNIQSKTKTFKRYFNTETYEKISWICGCAHLTKLFCWPCILFSQEVNVWSKFGFSDLNNLSKSRKRHECSQAHICSAAQFKKFGKGPRIENFLSAQFKANIEMHNKEVTANRYILSKLISAICFLAKQEQPLRGHFEHQESENRGNYIELLYLLSESDIKLKTHLDNSTVFTGLSNHIQNDLVSAISKVLLDEIKTEIRASKFVSIIVDESTDISRKAQLSTIFRYVDENNEIQERFVGFVDVSPNRTANALFQHIRETLEEFGCLDKLIAQTYDGAAVMSGEHNGVQRKIRDICPNSLFVHCYAHRLNLVLSQSVKHISGCKRFFSRMLSFSTFFCKSSRRISLLDCQIKKRFPTAAPTRWNYNSKILNMILEYQTELMEIFNQIINDEDEWDTDAVINAEVLHRYLKEFEFNFNLHLFSAIFNSADFLFEILQKKTFDISYCVSEIKKFVKYLDNKKDDFDSLWNKVITKNFNRKRKYAECEEDVKTTYKLHYSEILETLSVNTTNRFRDIENLKFLEFFNVKKFKEYENNFPDFLFKSLHLTYGKYFDFMKLKSELIYMYSTQDFHLKSINDVKELIVKDDLIDVLEQVFSLIQLICTIPSTSASAERSFSTMKRIKTFTRSSQSEERLSGLALIAIEKKIMSNLKNNKKFYDAVIDEFCKKERRIKLNFKK